The following proteins are encoded in a genomic region of Dokdonia donghaensis DSW-1:
- a CDS encoding LysE family transporter — protein MIILAFIIGFTATVIGALPPGASNLAVIKARVKGSYQDAVKLSYGAGLGEALLALTALSFGMVVQEFISMNYWVQYLVAFLLALVGVYFTKKKHSSKITRQRKQSQYFIGFILSFINLPVLVYWVVVFSLLSKWMLTAGSHPYIWTILLLAGVFSGKIATLLMYSKFGSHIKQRSTSSPNSLNRYIGITLIVLSVIQLVKLVVS, from the coding sequence ATGATTATTCTTGCTTTTATCATAGGCTTTACCGCCACAGTTATAGGTGCACTGCCACCTGGAGCATCTAACCTTGCAGTGATTAAAGCACGAGTAAAAGGTTCTTATCAAGATGCTGTAAAATTGAGCTATGGCGCTGGTCTAGGTGAGGCATTACTTGCACTTACTGCTTTAAGCTTTGGGATGGTAGTACAAGAGTTTATCTCTATGAACTACTGGGTGCAATATCTCGTTGCCTTTTTACTTGCTCTTGTAGGCGTCTATTTTACAAAAAAGAAGCATTCTTCAAAAATTACAAGACAAAGAAAACAATCTCAATACTTTATAGGCTTTATTTTGAGCTTTATAAATCTTCCTGTTTTAGTTTATTGGGTCGTTGTGTTTTCACTACTAAGCAAATGGATGCTTACCGCCGGGTCCCATCCCTATATATGGACCATTTTATTGCTTGCAGGCGTGTTCTCAGGTAAAATAGCCACACTCTTGATGTACAGCAAGTTTGGCTCTCATATTAAACAAAGGTCTACCTCTAGCCCTAATTCTCTTAATCGTTACATAGGGATCACACTTATTGTACTCTCGGTGATACAGCTCGTAAAACTAGTAGTTAGTTAA
- a CDS encoding DUF2797 domain-containing protein, whose product MQYQGVLKKMQTEHTDPINYYLVMEGDFIQVNQLLNRRLHIEFVKYECLACGENKKIFRQGYCYDDFYKVPQAAEWIMKPELSKAHLGEEDRDLAYEQSVQLQPHIVYLANSSNVKVGVTRKTQVPTRWIDQGAHEAIEIVEVPNRYLAGITELALKEHVSDKTNWRKMLKNDIEDVNLKEHREILKQYIPEEAKQYFIPTNEETHVHFPVERYPEKLKTLNLDKTPAYEGTLKGIKGQYLIFEDDTVFNVRSWEGYVVRLEILN is encoded by the coding sequence ATGCAATACCAAGGTGTCCTCAAGAAAATGCAAACGGAGCATACAGATCCTATAAATTATTACCTCGTAATGGAAGGTGATTTTATACAGGTGAATCAGTTGCTTAATAGGAGACTGCATATCGAGTTTGTAAAATATGAGTGCCTTGCCTGTGGGGAGAATAAAAAGATTTTTAGACAAGGATATTGCTATGATGATTTTTATAAAGTACCCCAAGCAGCAGAGTGGATTATGAAACCAGAACTGTCTAAAGCGCATCTAGGAGAAGAAGATCGCGATCTCGCTTATGAGCAAAGCGTGCAACTGCAACCGCACATTGTTTATCTAGCAAATTCTAGTAATGTAAAAGTAGGAGTAACTCGTAAAACTCAAGTGCCTACAAGATGGATAGACCAAGGTGCTCACGAGGCTATAGAAATTGTAGAAGTACCTAACCGCTACCTTGCAGGTATTACAGAGCTTGCGTTAAAGGAACACGTTTCTGACAAAACAAACTGGCGCAAAATGCTTAAAAATGATATAGAAGATGTAAATCTTAAGGAGCATCGAGAAATTTTAAAACAATATATACCAGAAGAAGCAAAGCAATATTTCATCCCTACTAATGAGGAGACGCACGTGCACTTTCCTGTAGAGCGTTACCCAGAAAAACTTAAGACACTTAACTTAGATAAAACACCTGCATACGAGGGAACTCTTAAGGGAATAAAGGGGCAGTACCTCATTTTTGAAGACGACACTGTTTTTAACGTGCGTAGCTGGGAGGGTTATGTAGTGCGACTAGAGATTCTTAACTAA